A genomic segment from Candidatus Methanomethylicota archaeon encodes:
- a CDS encoding right-handed parallel beta-helix repeat-containing protein produces the protein MDGEDDDWWFLDPLFLNPYQANNLFKCRYLSIEREECERGGNLKLIYVANDQENLYLLLEFYDKLPSSLPYIIMDVSGEWNHESGKEFLVDLEHHLISLRVYKNLSNIYHPENIAPKPIKVAKNHVVELEIPLKILNYPKKVCIAVWYPSIAPWGDIEINIVDWSTHSFPPKLPKDFYPNNLTREELLAKLTQAERKSGRISSSETWRGTILITGDITIDKNASLTIELGTVILVAARTDDQKSGRPSPPDLFNPKDPVKTEEYVRNRVEIEISGNLIARGTDESPIIITSSAQNPQSDDWMGIIVHRSGSLEFERVLMEYFRVFGISSKGVRISRSLLRNMMEGIVIIGSEDELLTINPIITESYIYNSGHMAITVRSGSPIITYNIIYARNDMSFPGFEYGAIGVDFFAKPTIEHNFIEGGPPLKYEGYDIWGRYIKYINGSGLILHAYFGAIVKYNTFFNCSNVGVEINPYRWVMEKNNFANNTVNVAIFGKFEPEPSDIWQQRLLENFTVTPLNSISLIRYLPHMISGEDTASNNIYPFTSAHTNTPGTSNRIGNHSGFVSRSCCSIIN, from the coding sequence TTGGATGGAGAAGATGATGATTGGTGGTTTTTAGACCCCTTGTTCCTTAACCCCTATCAAGCTAATAATTTGTTCAAATGCAGATACCTTTCTATTGAAAGGGAAGAATGCGAAAGGGGAGGGAATCTCAAGCTTATCTATGTGGCCAACGACCAGGAGAATCTTTACTTGCTACTTGAATTTTATGACAAATTACCAAGCTCATTACCCTATATAATCATGGATGTTTCAGGAGAGTGGAATCATGAAAGTGGAAAGGAATTTTTAGTTGATCTAGAGCATCATTTAATCTCGTTAAGAGTATATAAAAATTTAAGTAACATCTACCATCCAGAAAACATTGCTCCTAAGCCTATTAAAGTCGCAAAAAACCATGTAGTAGAGCTAGAAATCCCGCTGAAAATCCTGAACTATCCAAAAAAAGTTTGTATTGCTGTATGGTATCCATCCATTGCACCATGGGGTGATATCGAAATAAATATAGTGGATTGGAGCACTCATTCATTTCCTCCAAAGCTTCCTAAAGATTTCTATCCAAACAATCTGACAAGAGAGGAACTCTTGGCAAAGTTGACTCAAGCAGAAAGGAAAAGCGGAAGGATAAGTAGTAGTGAGACGTGGAGAGGTACCATCCTAATTACGGGAGACATAACGATAGACAAAAACGCGTCCCTCACGATTGAACTTGGTACGGTCATATTAGTCGCCGCAAGGACTGATGATCAAAAATCGGGTAGACCCAGCCCTCCTGATCTGTTTAATCCCAAGGATCCCGTGAAGACGGAGGAATACGTAAGAAATAGAGTGGAGATAGAGATTTCAGGGAATCTCATAGCTCGAGGAACCGATGAGTCCCCTATAATCATAACTTCTTCTGCTCAGAACCCACAAAGCGATGATTGGATGGGAATCATAGTGCACAGAAGTGGAAGTCTGGAGTTTGAGCGGGTGCTAATGGAATATTTCCGCGTATTCGGCATAAGCTCTAAAGGGGTTAGGATAAGTAGAAGTCTCTTAAGGAACATGATGGAAGGCATAGTAATAATCGGCAGTGAGGATGAACTCCTCACGATAAACCCAATTATCACAGAAAGCTATATCTACAACTCGGGTCACATGGCCATAACAGTGAGGTCAGGCTCCCCTATTATCACATATAATATCATTTATGCAAGGAACGACATGAGCTTCCCTGGCTTTGAATACGGCGCTATTGGTGTCGATTTCTTCGCTAAGCCGACGATCGAACATAATTTCATAGAAGGGGGTCCCCCTCTTAAATATGAGGGATATGATATCTGGGGAAGATACATCAAATACATCAACGGGAGTGGGTTAATACTTCATGCATACTTTGGAGCGATCGTTAAGTATAACACTTTCTTTAACTGCAGTAATGTAGGAGTGGAAATAAATCCATATCGGTGGGTTATGGAGAAAAATAATTTTGCCAACAATACTGTTAATGTAGCAATATTTGGAAAATTTGAGCCAGAACCATCAGATATCTGGCAGCAGAGGCTTCTGGAGAACTTCACTGTGACTCCCTTAAACTCGATTTCCCTCATCAGATATCTTCCCCATATGATATCTGGGGAAGATACCGCCAGTAACAATATCTACCCCTTCACCTCAGCCCACACCAACACCCCAGGAACTTCCAATAGGATTGGTAATCACTCTGGTTTTGTTAGCCGGAGTTGTTGTAGCATTATTAACTAA